Proteins from a genomic interval of Clostridium sp. 'deep sea':
- a CDS encoding biotin transporter BioY codes for MTFRKNKLKIYDYIICSLFAALTAVGAFIKIPLPPPLVDFTLQFLFAALAGLILGSKKGAISQMVYIAVGLAGVPVFTKGGGIRYIFQPSFGYLLGFILCAYITGKIRETGKLTFTRSLSACLLGLLVIYGLGVPYMYLIFNFYMGQAYGIWTLIWGGAIICAPGDLLLCIVATLASLRVIPALQKQGYIT; via the coding sequence ATGACATTCAGAAAAAACAAGTTAAAGATCTATGATTATATAATATGTTCGTTATTTGCTGCTTTAACTGCTGTAGGGGCATTTATTAAAATACCCTTACCACCTCCTCTGGTGGATTTTACTTTGCAATTTTTATTTGCTGCTTTGGCTGGTTTAATTTTAGGTAGTAAAAAAGGTGCAATATCTCAAATGGTATACATTGCAGTAGGGTTAGCAGGTGTTCCTGTGTTTACAAAAGGTGGGGGCATACGTTATATATTTCAGCCTAGCTTTGGATATTTATTAGGATTTATTTTATGTGCTTATATCACAGGAAAAATTAGAGAGACTGGCAAATTAACATTTACAAGATCTTTAAGCGCCTGTTTATTAGGTTTATTAGTGATATATGGCTTAGGAGTTCCTTATATGTACCTGATTTTCAACTTTTATATGGGTCAGGCTTATGGTATATGGACTTTAATATGGGGCGGTGCAATTATCTGTGCCCCTGGAGATTTATTGCTGTGTATTGTTGCTACATTAGCTAGTCTAAGAGTAATTCCAGCGCTTCAAAAACAAGGATATATAACATAA
- the bioB gene encoding biotin synthase BioB: MIQLNDLASKIKNNYLINRAEANMLLNYSYFELKEYANEIRLHFCGNAFDMCTIVNGKNGKCSEDCKYCAQSAHYNTNIKIYKLLNKKTIIQDALSNFNQGVSRYSVVTSGKKLSENELNSLCETFNYLNSKTEIKLCASLGLLDYKDFVKLKQAGVVRYHNNLETSRKYFTSICTSHTYDQKIKTIKEAQRAGLEVCSGGIIGMGESFSDRIDLAFELRKLGIMSIPINLLNPIEGTPLANINPIDEEQFLKTAAIFRFINPTATIRLAGGRNLLTRHGQLAFKYGVNGTISGNLLTTYGNSTFKDIALIKELGYEVK, translated from the coding sequence ATGATACAACTTAATGATTTAGCAAGTAAAATTAAAAATAACTACTTAATAAATAGAGCAGAAGCTAATATGCTACTTAACTACAGCTATTTTGAGTTAAAAGAGTATGCTAATGAAATAAGGCTACACTTTTGTGGAAATGCCTTTGATATGTGTACAATCGTAAATGGAAAAAATGGTAAATGTAGCGAAGATTGCAAATACTGCGCACAGTCGGCTCATTATAATACTAATATAAAAATTTATAAGTTACTAAATAAAAAAACTATTATTCAAGATGCTTTAAGTAATTTTAATCAGGGAGTAAGTAGGTACTCTGTGGTAACTTCGGGTAAAAAGCTGAGTGAAAATGAGTTAAACAGTTTGTGTGAAACCTTTAACTATTTAAATAGTAAAACAGAAATTAAGTTATGTGCCTCTTTAGGTTTACTGGATTATAAGGACTTTGTAAAGCTAAAACAGGCAGGTGTAGTACGTTACCATAATAACCTAGAGACATCAAGAAAATATTTTACTAGTATTTGCACAAGCCATACTTATGATCAAAAAATAAAAACAATTAAAGAAGCACAGCGTGCTGGACTTGAGGTTTGTAGTGGAGGAATTATTGGTATGGGAGAGAGTTTTAGTGATAGGATTGATTTAGCCTTTGAGTTAAGAAAGCTTGGCATAATGTCTATACCAATAAATCTCTTAAATCCCATAGAAGGTACTCCATTAGCCAATATAAATCCAATAGATGAAGAGCAATTTTTAAAAACTGCTGCTATTTTTAGATTTATTAATCCTACAGCAACTATAAGGCTTGCTGGAGGCAGAAATTTATTAACTAGGCATGGGCAGTTAGCATTTAAATATGGTGTAAATGGTACTATATCTGGTAATTTACTAACCACCTATGGTAATAGTACATTTAAAGATATAGCATTAATAAAAGAGTTAGGTTATGAGGTGAAGTAG
- the bioD gene encoding dethiobiotin synthase has protein sequence MAKALYVIGTNTDIGKTYISALIVKALRQRNFKIGYYKPVLSGAIKTNSGLIPGDVKQVYEAGGLHGDYQQAVSYMFEPAVSPHLAFKMQNKAVDLSCILKDFYKYQNQYDYVLVEGCGGLICPISITEKNIVLQEDIIKLLNLQTILVIDAGLGTINHSLLTVYYAEQKKIIINGIIINNYDSSNLVHQDNKKVIEELTGIKVIACVPTQGNNNEPNSIKALTIDKYFHEIGDVY, from the coding sequence GTGGCTAAAGCATTATATGTAATTGGAACAAACACAGATATAGGCAAAACCTATATAAGTGCATTAATTGTTAAGGCTTTAAGACAGCGTAACTTTAAGATAGGCTATTACAAACCAGTATTGAGTGGTGCAATTAAAACTAATAGTGGTTTAATTCCTGGTGATGTTAAGCAGGTTTATGAAGCCGGTGGTTTACATGGAGACTATCAGCAAGCTGTGAGTTATATGTTTGAGCCAGCTGTATCTCCTCACTTGGCATTTAAAATGCAAAATAAAGCGGTTGATTTATCTTGTATTCTTAAGGATTTTTATAAATACCAAAATCAATATGACTATGTATTGGTAGAGGGATGTGGTGGGCTAATTTGCCCTATATCCATAACAGAAAAAAATATTGTTTTGCAAGAAGATATTATAAAGCTCTTGAACCTACAAACAATTTTAGTAATTGATGCAGGTTTAGGAACTATTAATCATAGCCTGTTAACAGTTTATTATGCTGAGCAAAAAAAAATAATTATAAATGGAATTATAATAAATAACTACGATAGTAGTAATTTAGTTCATCAAGATAATAAAAAGGTAATAGAGGAATTAACAGGTATTAAGGTGATTGCCTGTGTTCCAACTCAAGGAAACAACAATGAACCAAACAGTATAAAAGCCCTAACAATAGATAAGTACTTTCATGAAATAGGAGATGTGTACTAA
- the bioA gene encoding adenosylmethionine--8-amino-7-oxononanoate transaminase: MTLVDKDLKYIWHPCSQMKDYEEFKPIIIKRGQGIYLYDINGKSYADAVSSWWCNLLGHSNKRINKALAEQVNKIEHVIFSNFSNVPAIELCEKLDKLLPAGLEKFFFTDNGSAAVEACLKMSFHYHMLSGNKTKTKFMALTNAYHGETIGALSVTDLDIYSKMYKPLMVDVIRVQGPDCYRCKYHKKRESCQAECFEHVEKAIAEHGTEVASFIVEPLVQAAAGMKIYPPCYLKKLRTICTNNNIHLIADEIAVGYGRTGKMFACDHAGISPDMMCLSKGLSGGYMPLALAVTTKEIYNMFYGDYSEGRAFLHSHTYSGNAMGCAVAVEVLKILEEDNIIEQCQEKAKLFNSMIVDALQNHKYVGEIRSIGLINAIELVKDKQTKIPFNYQQRIGYQIYRKAVEKGLLLRPLGDVLYFNPPLITTTDDMKFMIDVCVQSINEVLK; the protein is encoded by the coding sequence ATGACTTTAGTTGATAAGGATTTAAAATATATTTGGCATCCATGTTCACAAATGAAAGATTATGAAGAGTTTAAACCAATTATTATTAAACGGGGGCAAGGTATATACCTATATGATATTAATGGAAAAAGTTATGCAGACGCTGTTAGTTCATGGTGGTGTAACCTTTTAGGACACTCAAACAAGCGTATTAATAAAGCTCTAGCTGAGCAGGTAAATAAAATTGAACATGTTATTTTTTCTAACTTCTCAAATGTTCCTGCCATTGAATTATGTGAAAAACTGGACAAGCTTTTGCCAGCTGGCTTAGAAAAGTTTTTCTTTACTGATAATGGCTCAGCTGCAGTTGAGGCTTGTTTAAAAATGAGTTTTCATTACCATATGTTATCAGGTAACAAAACTAAAACAAAATTTATGGCATTAACAAATGCCTATCATGGTGAAACAATTGGGGCACTTTCTGTAACTGATTTAGATATATACTCAAAAATGTATAAACCTTTAATGGTAGACGTCATTAGAGTGCAGGGGCCTGACTGTTATAGATGTAAATACCATAAAAAGCGAGAAAGCTGTCAGGCAGAATGTTTTGAACATGTAGAGAAAGCTATAGCTGAACATGGAACTGAAGTTGCCTCTTTTATTGTAGAGCCACTAGTGCAGGCAGCTGCGGGTATGAAAATATATCCACCATGTTATTTAAAAAAATTACGTACAATATGTACCAATAATAATATTCACCTAATAGCTGATGAAATTGCTGTTGGTTATGGTAGAACAGGTAAAATGTTTGCCTGTGACCATGCTGGCATAAGCCCTGATATGATGTGTTTATCTAAGGGTTTATCTGGAGGATACATGCCCTTAGCGTTGGCGGTAACCACAAAGGAAATATATAATATGTTTTATGGTGATTATAGCGAAGGCAGAGCCTTTTTACACAGCCATACGTATAGTGGTAATGCTATGGGTTGTGCTGTTGCTGTAGAAGTACTAAAAATACTTGAAGAGGACAATATAATTGAACAATGCCAAGAAAAAGCAAAATTATTTAATAGCATGATTGTTGATGCTTTACAAAATCATAAATATGTGGGCGAAATAAGATCCATAGGGTTAATAAATGCTATAGAGCTGGTTAAAGATAAACAAACAAAAATACCCTTTAACTATCAACAGAGAATAGGTTATCAAATTTATCGTAAGGCAGTTGAGAAAGGGTTATTATTAAGGCCATTAGGAGATGTTTTATATTTTAACCCTCCCTTAATTACAACTACAGATGACATGAAATTTATGATAGATGTATGTGTACAAAGTATTAATGAAGTATTAAAATAG
- a CDS encoding GNAT family N-acetyltransferase, which produces MNIRKYQQEDEQQWLQCRVLSFLNTSYFDNVYNKKEQYKNPNIELVAEIANKVVALLDIEILKNNNNVQFAMLWHLAVLPSYQKQGIATALLQKAERLLKHENISLIEAWTRDDKFVNEWYLKRGFKLTSSYLHVYLEGTECCDVKFVDKPKMKAQAVFAHYVGKNKTEIKQKYKRVHDCNCYQKNLLF; this is translated from the coding sequence ATGAATATTCGAAAGTACCAACAAGAAGATGAACAACAATGGTTGCAATGTAGGGTGTTGTCTTTTTTAAATACTTCATATTTTGATAATGTATATAATAAAAAAGAGCAGTATAAAAATCCAAACATTGAGCTTGTGGCAGAAATAGCTAATAAAGTAGTTGCTTTATTAGATATTGAAATACTCAAAAACAATAATAACGTTCAATTTGCTATGTTATGGCATTTAGCTGTTTTGCCTAGTTATCAAAAACAAGGTATAGCTACTGCATTACTTCAAAAAGCAGAGCGATTGCTCAAACATGAAAATATTAGCTTAATTGAAGCCTGGACACGAGATGATAAGTTTGTTAACGAATGGTACTTAAAAAGGGGATTCAAACTTACTTCAAGCTATTTGCATGTTTACTTAGAGGGTACCGAATGTTGTGATGTTAAGTTTGTTGATAAACCAAAGATGAAAGCCCAAGCAGTATTCGCTCATTACGTAGGAAAAAACAAAACTGAGATAAAACAAAAGTATAAAAGAGTACATGACTGTAACTGTTATCAAAAGAATTTATTATTTTAA
- a CDS encoding [Fe-Fe] hydrogenase large subunit C-terminal domain-containing protein encodes MVNKFKNFKEKRMAIFSELVSKYWNNELHNSMDLKELANDIKHKYNFGEEDMPFIRDHIRVAMGLNPTNENSEFTDELNLIKMNKVEKPIITKIEGACQYCDNTDCTCQEACKYEAHVYRKSNGPEIMNDKCLTCGQCISNCDFGALADKIEFLPLIDLLKDKKTKVFATVAPAIVGQFGDEVSMGQLRTALKLMGFEDMIEVALFADILTIKEAYEFNELVTSDEDFFLTSCCCPVWFNLTKRSYPKIFEHMSPSISPMIASGRFLKELYPDCKVVFIGPCVAKKAEAKAPELVGAIDNVLTFRELSEIFKSLNKDLAELPSEEKDQASFGGRVYARTGGVSFAVKTVVNRIAPSRLIKLKAKKFDGVKACKAILDKLAAGEKIDFNFIEGMGCIGGCVGGPRTNIDKQKGKDFVNEFAEDSLILTPFDNLNVMKILKQLGLNEISEITESNYLKKILTRESK; translated from the coding sequence ATGGTTAATAAGTTTAAGAATTTTAAAGAAAAAAGAATGGCAATATTCTCAGAGTTAGTATCAAAGTATTGGAATAATGAACTACATAATTCTATGGATTTAAAAGAACTAGCTAATGATATTAAACATAAGTATAACTTTGGCGAAGAGGATATGCCTTTTATAAGAGATCACATTAGAGTAGCTATGGGCCTTAATCCTACTAATGAAAATAGTGAATTTACAGATGAGTTAAATCTCATTAAGATGAATAAAGTAGAAAAGCCAATCATTACAAAAATAGAGGGAGCCTGTCAGTATTGTGATAACACAGATTGTACATGCCAAGAAGCATGTAAATATGAGGCTCATGTGTATAGAAAAAGTAATGGACCAGAAATTATGAATGATAAATGTTTAACGTGTGGTCAGTGCATAAGTAATTGTGATTTTGGAGCTTTGGCAGATAAAATAGAGTTTTTGCCACTAATAGATTTATTAAAAGATAAAAAAACTAAGGTGTTTGCTACTGTAGCACCTGCTATAGTAGGTCAATTTGGTGACGAAGTTTCTATGGGACAGTTAAGAACAGCACTAAAACTAATGGGCTTCGAAGATATGATAGAGGTAGCGTTATTTGCGGATATACTTACAATTAAAGAAGCGTATGAATTTAATGAATTAGTTACTAGTGATGAGGATTTCTTTTTAACAAGTTGCTGTTGTCCTGTGTGGTTTAATTTAACAAAGCGCAGTTATCCTAAAATATTTGAACATATGTCACCCTCTATCTCTCCAATGATAGCCTCAGGTAGATTTTTAAAAGAACTTTATCCAGACTGCAAAGTAGTTTTTATTGGTCCATGTGTTGCCAAAAAAGCAGAAGCCAAAGCACCTGAGTTAGTAGGTGCCATTGATAATGTTTTAACATTTAGAGAGTTAAGTGAAATCTTTAAATCTTTAAATAAAGACTTGGCAGAATTACCAAGTGAAGAGAAAGATCAAGCATCTTTTGGAGGCAGGGTATATGCTCGAACTGGTGGTGTAAGTTTTGCAGTAAAAACTGTAGTTAATCGAATAGCTCCAAGCAGGTTAATTAAGCTTAAAGCAAAAAAGTTTGACGGAGTAAAAGCATGCAAAGCTATCTTAGATAAACTTGCAGCTGGTGAAAAAATAGATTTTAATTTTATTGAAGGTATGGGCTGTATTGGTGGTTGTGTTGGTGGTCCACGAACCAATATAGATAAACAAAAGGGTAAAGATTTTGTAAATGAATTTGCAGAAGACTCTCTTATATTAACTCCCTTCGATAACCTTAATGTAATGAAAATATTAAAACAGTTAGGGCTTAATGAAATATCAGAAATAACTGAATCTAACTACCTAAAAAAAATATTAACAAGAGAGAGTAAATAA
- a CDS encoding PadR family transcriptional regulator, whose translation MIKALILYFLSIKPTHGYEIQKYIQLNDLDDWTRIQSGSIYYALAKLNKDQLIELQNEVEVESRTRKIYNITDKGKEELKKLLLKQFKKPIYFVGSDKFLAYPFINEINKNKLVNTVNTHITELQTKLKQLHKWQKHKVDEKSLGIEKLSFEMMITNVKMQIKWHEALVNEIDQCIELSNRVRDLIKSVDFSQVEMSDYQNPKQNTSITELKDQILNNPDQAEQLLKQYISKLK comes from the coding sequence ATGATAAAGGCTTTAATACTCTACTTTTTAAGTATAAAACCAACACATGGTTATGAAATACAAAAGTATATACAATTAAATGATTTAGATGACTGGACTAGAATTCAATCTGGTTCTATTTATTATGCCTTAGCTAAGTTAAATAAAGATCAATTAATTGAACTACAAAATGAAGTAGAGGTTGAATCAAGAACACGAAAAATATATAACATAACAGATAAGGGTAAAGAAGAACTTAAAAAATTGTTACTTAAGCAGTTTAAAAAACCAATTTACTTTGTTGGGTCAGACAAGTTTTTAGCATACCCTTTCATAAATGAAATAAATAAAAATAAGCTTGTAAACACTGTAAATACACACATAACAGAACTACAAACTAAGCTTAAACAATTGCATAAATGGCAAAAACATAAAGTAGACGAAAAAAGCTTAGGAATTGAAAAGCTGAGCTTTGAAATGATGATAACAAATGTTAAAATGCAAATAAAGTGGCATGAAGCCTTGGTAAATGAAATTGATCAATGTATAGAGCTTAGCAATAGAGTTAGAGATTTAATAAAATCTGTAGATTTCTCTCAAGTAGAAATGAGCGATTATCAAAATCCTAAGCAAAATACAAGTATTACAGAGTTAAAAGATCAAATTTTAAATAATCCAGATCAAGCAGAACAATTATTAAAGCAATATATTAGTAAACTAAAATAA
- a CDS encoding NAD(P)H-dependent oxidoreductase — protein sequence MNIVVLSGSPRKRDSYSIVKTIETIMSEKSKVTFDYVKIYDYNIKECTGCMKCFNSGEQYCPLKDDVKLLATKLVKADGIIFASPVYAISISATMKKVIDRLAYIFHRPELIAKPAISVVTTFGGGLKPTQKYLKMVAKGWGCTYIGDVSVMSPIYFDNSKFYNEKYATKINKKLSDITNKFYQHIAQQIKPQPTFYDLYMFQGFKSKTYISKADYKFWLDRNWLNSNFYYSVKLNPIKKIFASSLNMIIKIAYKKIYSQIS from the coding sequence ATGAATATTGTTGTTTTGAGTGGTAGTCCAAGAAAAAGAGATAGCTATAGTATTGTAAAAACTATTGAAACTATAATGAGTGAAAAAAGTAAAGTTACTTTTGATTATGTAAAGATTTATGACTACAATATTAAAGAATGTACTGGATGTATGAAGTGTTTTAATAGTGGAGAGCAGTATTGCCCTTTAAAAGACGATGTAAAACTATTAGCAACTAAACTAGTAAAAGCAGATGGTATTATATTTGCCTCTCCAGTCTATGCTATTAGTATTTCAGCAACTATGAAAAAGGTTATTGATAGATTAGCTTATATATTTCACCGACCTGAATTAATTGCTAAGCCAGCAATTTCGGTGGTAACTACATTTGGAGGAGGACTTAAGCCAACTCAAAAATACTTAAAAATGGTTGCAAAAGGTTGGGGTTGTACTTACATTGGTGATGTGTCAGTTATGTCACCAATATACTTTGATAACAGTAAATTCTATAATGAAAAATATGCTACTAAAATAAATAAAAAGTTAAGTGATATAACAAATAAATTTTACCAGCATATTGCTCAACAAATTAAACCACAACCAACGTTTTATGACTTATATATGTTTCAAGGATTTAAAAGTAAAACCTATATATCGAAAGCCGACTATAAATTTTGGCTAGATCGTAACTGGTTAAACAGCAATTTTTATTATAGTGTAAAGCTCAATCCTATTAAAAAGATATTCGCTAGTAGCTTAAATATGATAATAAAAATAGCTTATAAAAAAATATATTCTCAAATTTCCTAA
- a CDS encoding protein phosphatase 2C domain-containing protein: MKIDYESIKNNKDYFKPNEDLFFVDEHNKLFMVLDGVSRDIVNGSYPKPSPAAQATKIMADTVHQYLTHNYEQLQVNTTLVLQEAIKMGNLAVESFNKKLNHSFLAGTVAVLVYIQQKRLFYCYIGDCVAAIIRHNSLLEFTKQQTELIRIHKDKYTKEQVRNDICNNSRHKYCYGVLNGQESALQLLKFGHIDLQDNDTIILATDGLEKILNSNYITQLQSLSCRELIHLVTELEEKYNFTDDKTIIKIKF, from the coding sequence ATGAAAATAGATTATGAAAGCATAAAAAACAATAAAGACTATTTTAAACCTAATGAAGATTTGTTTTTTGTTGATGAGCATAATAAATTATTTATGGTACTAGATGGGGTATCAAGAGACATTGTTAATGGCAGTTATCCAAAGCCAAGCCCTGCTGCCCAAGCTACTAAAATAATGGCTGACACAGTTCATCAATATCTAACTCATAACTATGAGCAACTACAAGTTAATACTACGTTAGTATTACAAGAGGCTATAAAGATGGGAAACTTAGCAGTTGAAAGCTTTAACAAAAAATTAAATCACAGCTTTTTAGCTGGAACAGTAGCAGTATTAGTTTATATTCAGCAAAAGAGGCTTTTTTATTGTTATATAGGAGATTGTGTTGCAGCAATAATTCGTCATAACAGCTTGTTAGAATTCACAAAGCAACAGACAGAATTAATTAGAATACATAAAGATAAATACACAAAAGAGCAAGTACGTAATGATATCTGCAATAATAGTAGACATAAGTATTGTTATGGCGTATTAAATGGTCAGGAATCAGCTTTGCAATTACTTAAATTTGGGCATATAGATTTACAAGATAATGATACAATTATTTTGGCAACAGATGGCTTAGAGAAGATACTTAATAGCAACTACATTACTCAATTACAGTCGTTATCATGTAGAGAACTAATACATTTAGTTACTGAACTAGAAGAAAAATATAACTTTACAGATGATAAAACAATTATTAAAATTAAATTTTAA
- a CDS encoding GNAT family N-acetyltransferase, giving the protein MSEYLNINQIADLMADNFYNDPLYQYLLVEDKHKLCTMKKFFKAYVGWLKLFSHINSLENNKAVIVVYNPKIKYSKISKIINNLKFRAGNLLNFRFYMPSYKYKNIKKMSNMLTSSWVREYVNKDEYLHIDLVVVDKTIRGKGYFKKLVTPVLKQAHKQNIPVTIETHNKNNVAIYEKYGFKLVKVIDSVYHDLKQYCLVLPPNQIDY; this is encoded by the coding sequence ATGAGCGAGTATTTAAATATAAATCAAATTGCTGATTTAATGGCTGATAACTTTTATAATGACCCTTTATATCAGTACCTTTTAGTTGAAGATAAACATAAATTATGTACCATGAAAAAGTTCTTTAAAGCCTATGTTGGCTGGTTAAAGTTGTTTTCCCATATAAATAGCCTTGAAAATAATAAGGCTGTAATAGTAGTGTATAATCCCAAAATTAAATATAGCAAGATAAGCAAAATAATTAATAACCTAAAATTTAGAGCAGGTAATCTACTTAATTTTAGGTTTTATATGCCTAGTTATAAGTACAAAAATATTAAAAAAATGAGTAATATGCTGACCTCTTCTTGGGTACGAGAGTATGTAAATAAAGATGAATATTTACATATTGATTTAGTGGTAGTAGACAAAACTATTAGGGGAAAAGGCTATTTTAAAAAGCTAGTTACTCCTGTTTTAAAACAGGCACATAAACAAAATATACCTGTAACAATCGAAACTCATAATAAAAACAATGTAGCAATTTATGAAAAGTATGGTTTCAAATTGGTAAAAGTAATAGATAGTGTGTATCATGACTTAAAACAGTATTGTCTTGTGTTACCACCTAACCAAATTGATTATTAA
- a CDS encoding DUF2268 domain-containing putative Zn-dependent protease (predicted Zn-dependent protease with a strongly conserved HExxH motif): protein MKINNIRTYEMYKKMYSLPLNKRDNYFKYEIMKPFQVMWQTLNVPFTANSSGYDVVMASSMTGMIQPSLISEKDITKVEILKQHNSWQTAEQIIKECIAEFPNINFTMSNITELTFGLFIADSNNAQIKINKGYTGFGGIPGYFMVLIDPNEYTLMRLPLAIAHEFNHQIRLCYEPWKMNINLGEYIILEGLAESFAASMYGEELIGPWVKNINVNNLNEIKKVFKNSLNISDFTEVASYMFGDELALMQGYEPVSVPYCAGYAVGYHLVKYYLKKTGKSIVEATLTPTSEILKACTDFWFN, encoded by the coding sequence ATGAAAATAAATAATATAAGAACCTATGAAATGTATAAAAAAATGTACAGTTTACCACTAAATAAAAGAGATAATTATTTTAAATATGAAATCATGAAACCATTTCAAGTAATGTGGCAAACATTAAATGTACCTTTTACAGCAAATTCAAGTGGTTACGATGTAGTGATGGCATCAAGTATGACTGGTATGATCCAACCAAGTTTAATTAGTGAAAAAGACATTACAAAAGTAGAGATATTAAAACAGCATAATTCTTGGCAAACAGCAGAACAAATTATTAAAGAGTGTATAGCAGAGTTTCCAAACATTAATTTTACCATGAGTAACATTACAGAGCTTACTTTTGGTTTATTTATAGCTGATTCTAATAATGCTCAAATTAAAATAAATAAAGGTTATACTGGTTTTGGTGGTATACCTGGCTATTTTATGGTGTTAATAGACCCAAATGAGTATACCTTAATGAGATTACCATTAGCTATTGCCCATGAATTTAACCACCAAATTAGGCTATGTTATGAACCATGGAAAATGAATATTAACTTGGGAGAGTATATTATTTTAGAGGGCTTAGCTGAAAGCTTTGCCGCCTCAATGTATGGGGAAGAACTTATTGGTCCATGGGTAAAAAACATTAATGTAAACAATCTTAATGAAATAAAAAAGGTATTTAAAAATTCACTTAATATTAGTGACTTTACTGAAGTAGCTAGTTATATGTTTGGTGATGAATTAGCACTTATGCAGGGATATGAGCCTGTATCTGTACCTTACTGTGCTGGTTATGCAGTTGGCTATCATTTAGTAAAATACTATCTTAAAAAAACAGGTAAAAGTATTGTAGAAGCAACTTTAACACCAACAAGTGAAATACTAAAAGCCTGTACTGACTTTTGGTTTAACTAG
- a CDS encoding TrmB family transcriptional regulator — MNKNIGFLKQLGLTEYESKVYICLVQFGAVTGYKASKLSAVPKANCYAALNSLVQKGYVYKIEGDSVLFSARDFSELKQQLQRELELKLSYLSSNLKQLNSESKQFINVEGSKNIKNKIISLINSAQRTVYLDIWQQDLGDITPFLLKAKLRSVNCVLICLGNSTKREKEAVNYILEHDVDKQWNSEKQRDFNLIVDNKLAFSGDIENSVANAVFSANVSFVNLATEAFIHDLYTEKMKEVLEQNSLVLEQVKKQLNNILKE, encoded by the coding sequence ATGAATAAAAACATTGGTTTTTTAAAGCAATTGGGTTTAACTGAGTATGAAAGCAAAGTTTATATATGTCTTGTTCAGTTTGGAGCAGTAACCGGTTATAAAGCATCTAAGCTTTCAGCAGTTCCAAAGGCAAACTGTTATGCTGCACTAAATAGCTTAGTACAAAAAGGTTATGTTTATAAAATAGAAGGAGATAGTGTTTTATTTTCAGCCCGTGATTTTAGCGAACTTAAACAACAACTTCAAAGAGAACTAGAGCTAAAGTTAAGCTATTTAAGTAGTAACTTAAAACAGCTAAATAGTGAAAGTAAACAGTTTATTAATGTTGAAGGTAGTAAAAATATCAAAAACAAAATAATTAGCCTCATAAATAGTGCTCAACGTACAGTCTATTTAGATATTTGGCAGCAGGATTTAGGTGATATTACTCCATTTTTGCTAAAGGCTAAATTAAGGTCAGTAAACTGTGTATTGATTTGCCTTGGAAACTCAACTAAAAGAGAGAAAGAAGCTGTCAATTACATCTTAGAACATGATGTTGATAAACAATGGAATAGTGAAAAACAGCGTGATTTTAACCTAATAGTTGACAATAAACTAGCTTTTAGTGGCGATATTGAAAACAGTGTTGCTAATGCTGTTTTTTCGGCAAATGTTAGCTTTGTAAATTTAGCAACTGAAGCGTTTATTCATGATTTGTATACAGAAAAAATGAAAGAAGTGTTAGAGCAAAATAGTTTGGTATTAGAGCAAGTAAAAAAACAACTTAATAATATCTTAAAGGAGTAA